Proteins found in one Phycodurus eques isolate BA_2022a chromosome 18, UOR_Pequ_1.1, whole genome shotgun sequence genomic segment:
- the LOC133416905 gene encoding low choriolytic enzyme-like: MLSGGKAKDQLLQEGATISQTCEDATDLRAIMFLLLLQLVTLCHARPGWDQAVDSENSRDPAEENISETILRMNNGSTEYLIEGDVVIPKTRTAMKCTGNAYSCLWPKSHNGKVEIPYSIIDKYTNSEKRTIVGALRAMEARTCIRFIPRTTQRSYLSFEPKFGCFSMLGRTGEKQLVSLQRFGCVQHGIIQHEVLHAMGFYHEHTRSDRDRYIRINWENIQDYNKYNFEKHDTDNLNIPYDYSSILHYGRTAFGVRQAVTLTPIPDSSVEIGQREDLSDMDILRINRLYKCSN; this comes from the exons ATGCTGAGCGGAGGCAAGGCCAAG GATCAACTCCTGCAAGAAGGTGCAACCATCTCACAAACTTGTGAAGACGCAACGGACCTCAGAGCCATCATGTTCCTTCTTTTGCTGCAGCTCGTCACCCTCTGCCATGCACGACCTGGCTGG GACCAGGCCGTCGACAGCG AGAACTCGAGGGACCCGGCCGAGGAGAACATCTCAGAAACAATCCTGAGGATGAACAATG gttCAACTGAATACCTGATAGAGGGGGATGTGGTGATTCCGAAAACGAGGACCGCCATGAAGTGCACCGGCAATGCATACAGCTGCCTGTGGCCTAAGTCTCACAACGGCAAAGTCGAGATCCCCTACAGCATCATagacaaataca CTAATTCGGAGAAGAGAACCATTGTAGGTGCCCTGAGGGCTATGGAGGCCAGAACCTGCATCCGCTTCATCCCACGAACAACCCAGAGGTCTTACCTCAGCTTTGAGCCCAAATTCGG CTGTTTCTCAATGCTGGGCCGCACAGGTGAAAAGCAGTTGGTGTCGCTGCAACGTTTCGGCTGTGTCCAGCACGGCATCATCCAGCACGAGGTGCTGCACGCCATGGGCTTCTACCACGAGCACACGCGCAGTGACCGCGACCGGTACATCCGCATCAACTGGGAGAACATCCAGGACT ATAACAAGTACAACTTTGAAAAGCATGACACTGATAATCTCAACATCCCCTATGACTACAGCTCCATACTGCACTACGGAAG GACCGCCTTTGGAGTGCGACAGGCCGTAACCCTCACACCCATCCCTGACAGCTCTGTGGAAATCGGCCAGCGGGAGGACCTCTCTGACATGGACATCCTCCGGATCAATCGTCTCTACAAGTgctccaattaa